In the Leptolyngbya sp. FACHB-261 genome, one interval contains:
- a CDS encoding peptidylprolyl isomerase, translated as MALQNLPLQTKMAEAFLSVDDQPIPLSQALRYLQASGNLQPFIGQILRQYLLEQELAARDSIQVESSLIEQAVIDFRLNNQLTDPKAFQEWLAKNGLDYNGFHNQIVSSFKLEKLKAEITEPKLQEYFIDRKIFLDRVVLSRIIVAEKELAEELRSQIEEGTRFEQLAREYSITDDRVVNGMMGPVSRGQMPDGLRALVDQASPGELIGPLQIDDRYCLFRLEDFLPASLDGPLQQELQNQLFEQWIGEKMQTMTIKLQVG; from the coding sequence ATGGCCCTGCAAAACCTGCCCCTGCAAACCAAGATGGCTGAAGCTTTTTTGAGTGTTGACGATCAACCCATTCCTCTATCGCAGGCCTTGAGATATCTTCAAGCCTCTGGCAATCTACAGCCCTTCATTGGACAAATCTTGCGTCAGTACTTACTCGAACAGGAGCTTGCTGCTCGAGACAGTATTCAAGTAGAGTCTTCCCTGATTGAGCAGGCAGTCATCGATTTTCGTCTCAACAATCAACTCACCGACCCTAAAGCATTTCAAGAGTGGTTAGCCAAAAATGGTCTGGACTATAACGGCTTTCACAATCAAATCGTTTCTAGTTTTAAACTAGAAAAACTGAAAGCTGAAATTACAGAACCTAAGCTGCAAGAGTATTTCATCGACCGCAAGATTTTCTTAGACCGAGTTGTTCTCTCTCGGATTATTGTGGCCGAAAAAGAATTGGCGGAGGAATTACGTAGCCAAATCGAAGAAGGCACTCGCTTTGAGCAGTTGGCTCGTGAATACTCGATAACCGATGATCGCGTAGTCAATGGCATGATGGGACCTGTCAGCCGAGGTCAAATGCCAGATGGTCTGCGGGCCTTGGTCGATCAAGCGAGCCCCGGTGAGCTGATTGGCCCCTTACAAATCGACGATCGTTACTGCCTGTTCCGGCTCGAAGACTTTCTGCCTGCTTCTCTAGATGGTCCTTTGCAACAGGAACTGCAAAATCAGCTCTTCGAACAGTGGATTGGCGAGAAAATGCAGACAATGACTATCAAACTCCAAGTCGGTTGA
- a CDS encoding DNA-directed RNA polymerase subunit beta', protein MAERTKNQQNDKTAGLNRDQPMPFRNHVVDKGQLKRLIAWAFTRYGTARTADMADALKSLGFRYATQAGVSISVDDLQVPPSKSKLLRAAEDEIKATEDRYTRGEITEVERFQKVIDTWNGTSEELKDEVVRNFKQNSPLNSVYMMAFSGARGNISQVRQLVGMRGLMANPQGEIIDLPIKTNFREGLTVTEYIISSYGARKGLVDTALRTADSGYLTRRLVDVSQDVIVREHDCGSKRGIPARPMTDGDRILIPLEDRLLGRVAAEDVVHPTTGEVLVPQNETISDDVARSLGKAGVQEVIVRSPLTCESTRSVCQLCYGWSLAHGSRVDIGEAVGIIAAQSIGEPGTQLTMRTFHTGGVFTGEGARLIRASFSGTVKFPKKLRSRGMRTRHGDDALLVESNGEFSVEGGGRKEAFPITQGSTLLVKDGQQVREGQMLAEVALAGRNSRKTVEKATKDVATDLAGEVKFYELEPEEKRDRQGNVSRIAKRSGLIWILSGEVYNLPPLAEPIVKNGDSIEADGVIAETRLMTEHGGVVRLPDTQTEGKSGREVEIITASVVLDQAHVREESHQGREQYLVETNSGQTFSLKATPGTKVQNNQVVAELIDDSYRTSSGGIIRYSGVEVAKRGKAKQGYEVVKGGTLLWIPEEAHEVNKDISLLNVEDGQYIEAGTEVVKDIFCQSNGVVEVVQKNDILREIVIKPGELRLVESPSDLVVADGSLVNPGTEVMAGLVADELRYVEYVETPEGPALLLRPVREFTIPDQPAVPSQESVNESGRAIRLRAVQRLPYKDGERVKSVEGLELLRTQLVLEIDTEAPQLAADIELIPDETDPERRRLQLVILEPLVLRRDISADSTQGKTRTRLLVEDGQKIAPGAVVARTEIMCKQAGEVRGLKHDGEAVRRLLVITEENVYRVPNAESAALKVGDFVRKGDTLAPGIQADESGQVVAVTDAEVTIRIARPYLVSGGAVLQIEDGDLVQRGDNLALLVFERAKTGDIIQGLPRIEELLEARKPKEMCVLAQRSGTAQVTYDENGDVLEVTVDEGDGTVSPYPIGPGQNVIVSDSQPVEVAEPLTDGPANPHDILEIFFKLYRETKGAGEAALISFQKVQTFLVNEVQSVYQSQGIDISDKHIEVVVRQMTSKVRVDDGGDTTMLPGELVELYQIEQVNEAMSITGGAPAEYTPVLLGITKASLNTDSFISAASFQETTRVLTEAAIEGKSDWLRGLKENVIIGRLIPAGTGFNAYDDGTGDVDAGYDGLGLFDEEAGLEDVILDDRTARSYGFDGALDGEITFGAGFSSVTPDEEEAEVEDDLGEEE, encoded by the coding sequence CTTAGGCTTCCGCTACGCTACCCAAGCTGGGGTTTCAATCAGCGTAGATGACTTGCAGGTTCCCCCCAGCAAGAGCAAGTTGCTGCGGGCTGCTGAAGACGAAATCAAAGCCACGGAAGATCGCTACACGCGTGGCGAGATCACGGAAGTTGAACGTTTCCAGAAGGTAATTGACACCTGGAACGGCACCAGTGAAGAACTGAAAGATGAGGTGGTTCGCAACTTTAAGCAGAACAGCCCCCTCAACTCGGTCTATATGATGGCCTTCTCTGGCGCTCGGGGTAACATCTCCCAGGTGCGCCAGCTAGTCGGCATGCGCGGTCTGATGGCTAACCCTCAGGGTGAAATCATCGACTTGCCAATCAAAACCAACTTCCGAGAAGGTCTGACGGTTACAGAGTACATCATCTCCTCCTACGGTGCTCGTAAGGGACTGGTGGACACAGCCTTGCGGACTGCGGACTCCGGATATCTCACCCGCCGCTTGGTGGACGTGTCCCAAGACGTGATCGTGCGCGAGCATGACTGCGGCAGCAAGCGGGGTATTCCTGCTCGCCCGATGACAGACGGTGACCGGATCCTGATTCCACTAGAGGATCGTCTGCTAGGTCGAGTTGCTGCTGAGGATGTGGTGCATCCCACAACTGGCGAGGTCTTGGTACCGCAGAACGAGACCATCTCTGATGATGTAGCGCGGTCTCTGGGCAAGGCTGGCGTGCAAGAAGTCATTGTGCGTTCGCCTCTAACCTGCGAGTCAACGCGCTCGGTCTGTCAGCTCTGCTACGGCTGGAGCTTGGCCCATGGTTCTAGGGTAGATATTGGCGAAGCGGTTGGTATTATTGCAGCCCAGTCGATTGGTGAACCGGGGACCCAGCTGACCATGCGTACCTTCCACACTGGAGGGGTATTCACGGGCGAAGGAGCTCGTTTGATTCGGGCTTCATTCAGCGGCACTGTCAAATTCCCCAAGAAGTTGCGCTCTCGCGGCATGCGAACCCGCCACGGTGATGACGCCTTACTGGTAGAGAGTAATGGGGAGTTCAGCGTTGAAGGGGGTGGACGCAAGGAAGCCTTCCCGATCACGCAAGGCTCAACATTGCTAGTCAAAGACGGTCAGCAGGTCCGCGAAGGCCAGATGTTGGCTGAAGTGGCGCTCGCTGGTCGCAACTCTCGCAAAACCGTAGAAAAAGCAACCAAAGACGTTGCTACAGATTTGGCCGGTGAGGTCAAGTTCTACGAACTGGAGCCAGAAGAAAAGCGTGACCGTCAAGGCAACGTTTCTCGGATTGCCAAGCGCAGCGGCTTGATCTGGATCCTGTCTGGCGAAGTGTATAACCTGCCGCCTCTGGCAGAACCCATTGTTAAAAATGGGGACAGCATTGAAGCAGATGGGGTGATCGCTGAAACTCGGTTAATGACCGAGCATGGTGGTGTGGTGCGTCTGCCTGACACTCAAACCGAGGGCAAGAGCGGCCGTGAAGTCGAAATCATCACAGCTTCAGTAGTCCTGGATCAGGCCCATGTCCGAGAAGAGAGCCACCAAGGTCGCGAGCAGTATCTGGTCGAAACCAACAGTGGTCAAACTTTCTCCCTTAAAGCCACACCTGGTACCAAGGTTCAGAACAATCAGGTAGTGGCTGAGCTGATCGATGATAGCTATCGCACTTCTTCGGGTGGCATCATTCGCTACTCCGGGGTTGAAGTGGCCAAGCGAGGGAAAGCCAAACAGGGCTACGAAGTGGTCAAGGGTGGCACGCTACTCTGGATTCCTGAAGAAGCCCATGAGGTTAATAAGGATATCTCGCTGCTGAACGTTGAAGACGGGCAGTACATCGAAGCGGGCACTGAGGTTGTAAAGGACATCTTCTGCCAGAGCAATGGCGTAGTGGAAGTGGTTCAGAAGAACGACATCCTGCGGGAAATCGTAATTAAACCCGGTGAACTGCGTCTGGTCGAAAGCCCGAGCGATCTCGTTGTGGCTGATGGTAGCCTGGTTAACCCTGGTACTGAGGTCATGGCCGGTTTGGTAGCCGACGAACTGCGCTATGTCGAGTACGTGGAAACGCCTGAAGGTCCAGCCCTGCTGCTGCGGCCGGTGCGTGAATTTACCATTCCTGACCAGCCGGCTGTACCTAGCCAAGAGTCTGTGAATGAATCGGGTCGAGCGATCCGTCTACGAGCTGTACAACGTTTGCCTTACAAAGATGGTGAGCGAGTCAAATCGGTCGAGGGACTAGAGTTACTGCGTACGCAGTTGGTTCTAGAAATTGACACTGAAGCGCCTCAGCTCGCTGCTGATATCGAATTGATTCCCGATGAAACTGACCCAGAGAGACGTCGCCTGCAACTGGTGATCCTGGAACCTCTAGTGCTGCGTCGGGACATCAGCGCTGACTCTACCCAAGGTAAAACCCGTACAAGGCTGTTAGTCGAAGACGGTCAAAAAATTGCTCCTGGGGCTGTCGTTGCTCGCACTGAAATTATGTGTAAGCAAGCGGGTGAAGTGCGGGGTCTCAAGCACGACGGCGAGGCTGTACGTCGGCTTCTGGTGATCACCGAAGAGAACGTTTATCGGGTACCTAATGCCGAAAGCGCAGCTCTCAAAGTTGGCGATTTCGTCCGTAAAGGCGATACCTTGGCTCCTGGTATACAGGCTGATGAGTCTGGTCAGGTAGTTGCTGTCACTGATGCTGAGGTAACTATCCGGATTGCGCGGCCCTACCTGGTTTCAGGGGGAGCAGTTCTGCAAATCGAGGATGGTGACCTGGTCCAGCGGGGCGATAATTTGGCCCTACTGGTATTTGAGCGAGCTAAGACTGGGGACATCATTCAGGGTCTACCTCGAATCGAGGAGCTGCTGGAGGCGCGTAAGCCCAAGGAGATGTGTGTTCTGGCCCAACGGTCGGGTACTGCTCAGGTCACTTACGACGAAAACGGCGATGTTCTCGAAGTCACGGTAGATGAAGGCGATGGCACGGTCTCACCCTATCCAATTGGTCCGGGGCAGAACGTGATTGTGTCTGACAGTCAACCCGTGGAAGTTGCGGAACCCCTCACTGATGGTCCTGCTAATCCTCACGACATCCTGGAGATCTTCTTCAAGCTCTATCGGGAGACCAAAGGTGCAGGTGAGGCTGCTCTGATCAGTTTCCAGAAGGTGCAGACCTTCCTGGTTAACGAGGTTCAGTCGGTGTACCAGTCTCAAGGCATCGATATCTCTGATAAGCACATTGAGGTCGTGGTTCGCCAAATGACTTCCAAGGTGCGAGTCGATGATGGCGGTGACACCACCATGCTGCCAGGAGAGTTAGTGGAGCTGTACCAGATTGAGCAGGTCAACGAGGCCATGTCGATCACGGGCGGTGCCCCTGCGGAATACACGCCTGTGTTGCTGGGGATTACCAAGGCCAGCTTGAACACCGATAGCTTCATCTCAGCTGCGTCCTTCCAGGAGACCACGCGGGTACTCACAGAAGCAGCAATCGAAGGCAAGTCTGACTGGCTGCGCGGCCTCAAGGAGAACGTCATTATTGGACGCTTGATTCCCGCCGGTACGGGCTTCAATGCTTACGATGACGGTACTGGTGACGTCGATGCAGGTTATGACGGTTTGGGCCTGTTCGATGAGGAAGCAGGTCTGGAGGATGTAATCCTTGATGACCGCACCGCTCGCAGCTACGGCTTCGATGGAGCGCTGGATGGCGAAATAACCTTTGGCGCTGGCTTTAGCAGCGTGACTCCTGATGAAGAAGAAGCAGAAGTCGAGGATGACCTAGGCGAAGAAGAGTAA
- a CDS encoding type I secretion system permease/ATPase, which yields MDWRENADNDYQTPSRLMNPANPASPLALEELPLCLLKPEQQLQCQDQAETRRYPLGDLIWSTDAQDSQFLVVAGRVRLVPDQGQSILLKEGDWFGSLLELTGSWKARAASKETLVLHWDGTLWRSVTSPELQQFWSRLRDRYQPPTEEVPQPVSGYPFVSGLNTGAACLTMVAQQLQNPAQPAWVQRQLRGQRPKHLVEAGEKLGFHLRRIQTDWNSLRQLSFPALLHWQQEHWVTVYGVQGNRLIVANPLNPAQACESLPRAGVEAAWDGQLWQAELIQTQDRFNLSWFLPAVWNYRRLLGEVLIASFTLQLLGLITPVITQVVIDKVMVQGSLPTLDVMAIALLGAAVFEALLGVLRLFIFTHTARRLDLSLSAQVFRHLLRLPLAYFEARRVGDTVARVQELENIRQFLTGTALTVILDSIFAVVYLALMFYYNIKLTWVALAVIPLFAILTLVSTPILRNWLNETFNRSADSQSFLVETVTGIHAVKAHAAERTSRDRWEGLFARFIRTSFKASTTSNISSHIGDFLTNFSSLLILWVGAKLVIENQLTIGQLVAFQMLSGRVTGPLLRLVQLWQNLQQVLLSVDRIGDILNVAPEAEPGAGLVLPTLQGQVTFDQVFFRYHPNQEPILRGISFTVQPGMFVGIVGRSGSGKSTLSKLLQRLYQPESGRILIDGFDIKSADLASLRQQISVVLQEDFLFNGSILENITLGNPDITAEQVVEAARLAVAHDFVSELAQGYETNAGERGTALSGGQRQRIALARLFLSQAPLLVLDEATSALDSETEQQVLQNLQRVSQDRTVFLIAHRFAPLKRADLILVLEKGVIVEKGQHDELLQKRGLYWSLYQRQQAAV from the coding sequence GTGGATTGGCGAGAAAATGCAGACAATGACTATCAAACTCCAAGTCGGTTGATGAACCCAGCCAATCCAGCCTCGCCCTTGGCCTTGGAGGAACTGCCCCTGTGCCTGCTAAAACCTGAGCAGCAACTCCAGTGCCAAGACCAAGCAGAAACGCGTCGCTACCCACTCGGCGATCTGATCTGGTCTACAGATGCTCAGGACAGCCAGTTTCTGGTGGTGGCTGGGCGGGTTCGCCTCGTGCCCGACCAGGGCCAATCAATTCTGCTGAAAGAAGGTGATTGGTTTGGGAGTCTCCTGGAGTTGACCGGTTCTTGGAAGGCCCGAGCTGCTAGTAAAGAGACCCTGGTGTTGCATTGGGATGGCACACTGTGGCGCAGTGTGACCTCACCAGAGCTTCAGCAATTCTGGTCTCGGTTGCGCGACCGTTACCAACCGCCAACGGAGGAAGTTCCTCAACCGGTTTCGGGCTACCCCTTCGTCTCCGGTCTCAACACCGGCGCTGCTTGCCTGACGATGGTGGCACAGCAATTACAGAATCCGGCCCAACCAGCTTGGGTGCAACGGCAACTACGAGGCCAGCGTCCAAAGCATCTGGTGGAGGCTGGGGAGAAGCTAGGCTTTCATTTGCGTCGAATTCAAACTGATTGGAACTCGCTCCGGCAATTGAGCTTTCCAGCCCTTCTGCATTGGCAGCAGGAACATTGGGTCACCGTTTACGGCGTTCAAGGCAACCGTCTGATCGTTGCTAACCCGCTCAATCCGGCCCAGGCCTGTGAAAGCTTGCCCCGTGCAGGTGTTGAAGCAGCTTGGGACGGCCAACTCTGGCAGGCTGAGCTGATCCAGACGCAGGACCGGTTTAATCTGAGCTGGTTCCTACCTGCGGTCTGGAATTACCGGCGGCTGCTTGGAGAGGTGTTGATAGCCTCCTTCACGTTGCAACTGCTGGGCCTGATCACGCCTGTGATCACGCAGGTTGTGATTGACAAGGTCATGGTGCAGGGAAGCTTACCAACCCTGGACGTAATGGCAATCGCCCTGCTGGGGGCCGCTGTGTTTGAAGCGCTTTTGGGCGTCCTGCGCCTGTTTATCTTCACGCATACGGCTCGGCGTCTAGATCTCAGCCTATCTGCCCAAGTCTTTCGCCACCTGCTACGCCTGCCTCTAGCCTACTTTGAAGCACGTCGCGTGGGCGATACAGTGGCGCGGGTGCAAGAGCTGGAAAACATCCGTCAGTTTCTGACTGGCACAGCCCTTACGGTCATTCTGGATAGCATTTTTGCTGTGGTGTATCTGGCTTTGATGTTCTACTACAACATCAAGCTGACCTGGGTCGCTCTGGCCGTGATTCCCCTGTTTGCCATTCTCACCCTGGTTTCAACACCGATTCTGCGCAATTGGCTCAACGAAACCTTTAACCGCAGTGCAGATAGTCAGTCTTTTCTAGTTGAAACTGTTACTGGTATTCACGCAGTCAAAGCTCATGCGGCTGAGCGAACTTCCCGTGACCGCTGGGAGGGGCTATTTGCCCGCTTTATTCGCACTAGCTTCAAAGCCTCGACGACCTCTAATATCAGCAGCCATATTGGCGATTTTCTGACTAATTTCTCCAGTCTATTGATCCTTTGGGTTGGAGCCAAATTAGTGATTGAAAACCAACTCACGATTGGGCAACTGGTAGCCTTTCAAATGTTGTCGGGCCGCGTCACAGGTCCGTTACTCCGTCTGGTGCAACTGTGGCAGAATTTGCAGCAAGTTTTGCTGTCTGTAGATCGCATTGGTGACATCCTCAACGTTGCCCCCGAGGCAGAGCCAGGTGCTGGCCTAGTTCTGCCCACGCTTCAGGGTCAAGTTACGTTTGACCAGGTGTTTTTTCGCTATCACCCCAATCAAGAGCCTATCCTGCGAGGCATTTCGTTCACAGTTCAGCCTGGCATGTTTGTAGGCATTGTCGGACGCAGTGGCTCTGGCAAGAGCACTTTATCTAAACTGCTCCAACGTCTCTACCAACCTGAATCCGGTCGCATTTTAATTGATGGTTTTGACATCAAAAGTGCAGACCTAGCTTCCCTACGCCAGCAAATTAGCGTGGTGCTCCAGGAAGACTTTTTGTTTAATGGCTCCATCCTAGAGAATATTACTCTCGGTAACCCAGATATCACTGCTGAGCAGGTAGTAGAAGCAGCTCGCTTAGCGGTTGCCCACGACTTTGTCAGCGAGCTAGCCCAGGGTTATGAAACTAACGCTGGCGAACGCGGTACCGCCCTCTCTGGCGGTCAGCGCCAACGGATTGCCTTGGCTCGTCTATTCCTTTCTCAAGCTCCCCTCCTGGTTTTGGATGAGGCAACCAGCGCTTTGGATAGCGAAACCGAACAGCAAGTTTTACAAAATTTGCAACGGGTCTCCCAGGACCGAACTGTGTTTCTGATTGCTCACCGCTTCGCACCTCTGAAACGTGCGGATCTAATTCTAGTTCTAGAAAAAGGTGTGATTGTTGAGAAGGGTCAGCATGATGAACTCTTGCAGAAACGAGGTCTCTATTGGTCCCTCTACCAACGTCAACAGGCCGCTGTTTGA
- a CDS encoding elongation factor G: MSNRIRNVAIVGPYLSGKTTLLESLLFVTGAISRKGNVQDGNTVGDSVPEAVNRQMSVEVVVATTHYGAGDDATQFNFLDCPGSVEFVQETCNALMGVDAALVVCEPEPERVLALAPLLQFLDRWEIPHLLFINKLDRDCANFVGVCQALKAVSRRPLALQQYPIGQGAKLTGFIDLITEQAYQYHPGSAPDPVPLPEDLRAEEQQARAEMLETLANFDDHLLEELLEEIEPPQEEIWQDLRKDLSADRIVPVFLGVAQQDFGVRPLLAALAQEVPDPMETAERRGINLNSQEPLAQVLKTNFSSQGGRLSLVRVWRGQINEGVSLNNMRLGGIARLCGQRQTNLQTAQAGDIVALSRMEGVRTGDTLRLNVSTRAQTLPTAEVIAPVYALAVSPVNRNDEVKLSAATTKLIEEDPGLRVEQNSETHEIIFWGQGDIHIQVALDRVRRKFNLPLEARLPQIAYRSTIRKSTEVHGRYKHQTGGHGQFGDVHLTIKPLARGEGEQFSETIVGGAVPRQYIPGVEMGVREFLAKGSIGYPVVDIAVTLTNGSYHSVDSSEQAFKQAARIAMQEGLPKCEPVLLEPVDLIEVAIPQEFTPRVLRLVSGRRGQLLNYQAREGWSGWDMVTAHLPQAELNDFVIELRSLSLGVGLLTWQFDHLQEIPEKVAERVLVASK, translated from the coding sequence ATGTCTAACCGTATCCGAAACGTGGCGATTGTCGGCCCTTACCTGAGCGGCAAGACCACGTTGCTAGAGAGCCTGTTGTTTGTGACTGGTGCAATCTCACGTAAGGGTAACGTTCAGGATGGCAACACTGTTGGTGACAGTGTGCCCGAAGCCGTCAATCGCCAAATGTCCGTTGAGGTCGTGGTTGCTACCACCCACTATGGCGCTGGCGACGATGCCACTCAATTCAACTTCTTAGACTGTCCTGGCTCAGTTGAGTTTGTTCAGGAAACCTGCAACGCCCTTATGGGCGTTGATGCGGCGCTTGTAGTTTGTGAGCCTGAGCCGGAGCGGGTTCTGGCCTTGGCGCCGCTCTTGCAGTTTCTAGATCGTTGGGAAATCCCGCATCTACTCTTCATCAATAAGCTAGATCGCGACTGTGCCAACTTTGTTGGTGTTTGTCAGGCGTTGAAAGCCGTTTCCCGTCGCCCTCTAGCCTTGCAGCAGTACCCCATCGGTCAGGGTGCTAAGCTCACTGGCTTTATTGATCTCATTACTGAGCAAGCCTATCAATACCATCCAGGTTCAGCTCCTGATCCAGTCCCTTTGCCAGAAGACTTGAGGGCTGAGGAGCAACAGGCCCGGGCCGAAATGCTAGAGACCCTAGCCAATTTCGATGACCACTTGCTCGAAGAACTACTTGAAGAGATTGAGCCTCCCCAAGAAGAGATTTGGCAAGACCTGCGTAAGGATTTGAGCGCTGACCGAATTGTGCCTGTATTCCTGGGTGTGGCTCAGCAGGACTTCGGCGTGCGTCCTCTGCTAGCAGCTTTGGCCCAGGAAGTCCCAGACCCGATGGAAACTGCTGAGCGTCGCGGTATCAACCTCAACAGCCAGGAGCCGCTTGCTCAGGTCCTCAAGACAAATTTCTCCTCTCAAGGCGGCAGACTCTCGCTCGTGCGCGTTTGGCGAGGCCAAATCAACGAAGGTGTCTCGCTGAACAACATGCGGCTGGGTGGCATTGCGAGGCTTTGTGGTCAACGGCAGACCAACCTGCAAACAGCTCAGGCAGGCGATATCGTGGCTCTGTCCCGCATGGAGGGCGTCCGTACTGGTGACACTCTACGGCTGAATGTCTCCACTCGGGCACAAACACTACCAACGGCAGAAGTGATTGCGCCGGTCTACGCTCTGGCTGTCTCACCAGTTAACCGTAACGACGAGGTCAAGCTAAGTGCTGCAACTACCAAGCTAATTGAAGAAGATCCAGGGCTGCGGGTTGAGCAAAACTCTGAAACCCACGAAATCATCTTTTGGGGACAGGGGGATATTCACATTCAGGTTGCGCTGGACCGGGTGCGACGTAAGTTCAATTTGCCTCTGGAGGCGCGCTTGCCTCAGATCGCCTACCGCTCCACCATTCGTAAATCAACCGAAGTGCATGGGCGCTATAAGCATCAAACCGGTGGTCATGGTCAGTTCGGCGATGTTCACTTGACGATCAAGCCCTTGGCGCGGGGCGAGGGTGAACAGTTCTCAGAGACGATTGTGGGCGGTGCAGTGCCACGGCAATACATCCCCGGCGTTGAGATGGGAGTGCGCGAGTTCTTGGCTAAGGGCTCAATAGGCTATCCCGTAGTCGATATCGCTGTAACCTTGACCAATGGTTCCTATCACTCGGTGGATAGCTCGGAGCAAGCCTTTAAGCAAGCTGCGCGAATCGCTATGCAGGAAGGTCTGCCCAAGTGTGAGCCAGTTTTGCTAGAGCCGGTTGACCTGATCGAGGTCGCAATTCCTCAGGAGTTTACGCCACGAGTATTACGCTTAGTAAGCGGCAGACGGGGGCAACTCCTGAACTACCAGGCTCGAGAAGGCTGGTCCGGTTGGGACATGGTGACAGCCCATTTACCTCAAGCAGAGCTCAATGATTTTGTGATCGAATTGCGCTCCCTCAGTTTGGGGGTAGGGTTGCTGACCTGGCAGTTTGATCACTTGCAGGAGATTCCTGAGAAAGTCGCGGAGCGAGTGCTAGTGGCTTCGAAGTAG